In Apis cerana isolate GH-2021 linkage group LG6, AcerK_1.0, whole genome shotgun sequence, the following are encoded in one genomic region:
- the LOC107994295 gene encoding zinc finger protein 277 isoform X1 translates to MNTEEKYKDLLSTNNIFNKNYTAYKSQFIGIDDKPYETKCVLCDIKFILPKNEKEFLTHLFKKHRLVIADVWNIASLKSYIHYWGVKFKEEPLTKFCTTMLMDCTPDGKPSKNERYFLLSDCISEDKILRDEIHQAKLEWILSEQTRERTDTNFKRGCIFCRMEFSGLRITYIKHLAQKHNLYLGKPDNLVLIDEFLDKIQTTIDNLICIYCEKLFKDRTVLKEHMRKKLHKRINPNNKEYDKFYINNYLEPGKSLKSKQSNYKENNVGDDSSENEDEDTWSDWKDEDIGISCLFCNHSDKHFHLILAHMKTEHDFDFEIASKDLTFYQKVKVVNYIKRQIYLQKCVFCEMKVDNILEHMKKENHFKIPSPKTWDQPEFYFPMHENESFLYNLDISSTSDEENDFENITEATYETVIKTK, encoded by the exons atgaatactGAAG agaaatataaagatttattgtctacgaataatatttttaataaaaattacactgCATATAAGTCTCAATTTATAGGGATTGATGATAAACCTTATGAAACAAAATGTGTTCTgtgtgatataaaatttatacttcctaaaaatgaaaaagaattcttgactcatttatttaaaaaacatcgaCTTGTAATAGCAGATGTTTGGAATATTGCAAGTCTGAAaag ctatatacattattggggtgttaaatttaaagaagagCCTTTGACTAAATTCTGTACAACAATGTTAATGGATTGCACTCCAGATGGAAAACCAagcaaaaatgaaagatattttttactttctgaTTGTATAtcagaagataaaattttaagagatgAAATACATCAAGCAAAATTG gaaTGGATTTTATCAGAACAAACAAGAGAAAGAACAGATACTAATTTTAAACGTGGTTGTATTTTTTGTCGAATGGAATTTTCAGGATTacgtattacatatataaaacatttagctcaaaaacataatttatatcttggTAAACCAGATAATTTGGTACTTATAGATgaatttttggataaaattcaaacaacTATTGATAA tttgatatgtatatattgtgaaaaattatttaaagatcgaACAGTTTTAAAAGAACATATGCGAAAAAAACtacataaaagaataaatcctAATAATAaggaatatgataaattttatataaataattatttagaacctggaaaatcattaaaatctaaacaa agtaattataaagaaaataatgtagGAGATGACAGTAGTGAAAATGAAGATGAAGATACATGGTCAGATTGGAAAGATGAAGACATTGGTATATCATGTTTGTTTTGTAATCACAGTGATAAGCATTTTCATCTTATTCTTGCACACATGAAAACAGAAcatgattttgattttgaaattgcatcaaaagatttaacattttatcagaaa gTGAAAGtagttaattatatcaaaaggcaaatttatttacaaaaatgtgttttttgtgaaatgaaagtagataatattttagaacatatgaaaaaagaaaatcattttaaaatacctTCTCCAAAAACGTGGGATCAACCAGA gtTTTATTTTCCTATGCATGAGAATGAGTcctttttgtataatttagaCATAAGTAGTACTAGCgatgaagaaaatgattttgaaaatattacagaAGCAACATATGAAACAGTAATAAAAACtaagtaa
- the LOC107994295 gene encoding zinc finger protein 277 isoform X2, with protein MNTEGIDDKPYETKCVLCDIKFILPKNEKEFLTHLFKKHRLVIADVWNIASLKSYIHYWGVKFKEEPLTKFCTTMLMDCTPDGKPSKNERYFLLSDCISEDKILRDEIHQAKLEWILSEQTRERTDTNFKRGCIFCRMEFSGLRITYIKHLAQKHNLYLGKPDNLVLIDEFLDKIQTTIDNLICIYCEKLFKDRTVLKEHMRKKLHKRINPNNKEYDKFYINNYLEPGKSLKSKQSNYKENNVGDDSSENEDEDTWSDWKDEDIGISCLFCNHSDKHFHLILAHMKTEHDFDFEIASKDLTFYQKVKVVNYIKRQIYLQKCVFCEMKVDNILEHMKKENHFKIPSPKTWDQPEFYFPMHENESFLYNLDISSTSDEENDFENITEATYETVIKTK; from the exons atgaatactGAAG GGATTGATGATAAACCTTATGAAACAAAATGTGTTCTgtgtgatataaaatttatacttcctaaaaatgaaaaagaattcttgactcatttatttaaaaaacatcgaCTTGTAATAGCAGATGTTTGGAATATTGCAAGTCTGAAaag ctatatacattattggggtgttaaatttaaagaagagCCTTTGACTAAATTCTGTACAACAATGTTAATGGATTGCACTCCAGATGGAAAACCAagcaaaaatgaaagatattttttactttctgaTTGTATAtcagaagataaaattttaagagatgAAATACATCAAGCAAAATTG gaaTGGATTTTATCAGAACAAACAAGAGAAAGAACAGATACTAATTTTAAACGTGGTTGTATTTTTTGTCGAATGGAATTTTCAGGATTacgtattacatatataaaacatttagctcaaaaacataatttatatcttggTAAACCAGATAATTTGGTACTTATAGATgaatttttggataaaattcaaacaacTATTGATAA tttgatatgtatatattgtgaaaaattatttaaagatcgaACAGTTTTAAAAGAACATATGCGAAAAAAACtacataaaagaataaatcctAATAATAaggaatatgataaattttatataaataattatttagaacctggaaaatcattaaaatctaaacaa agtaattataaagaaaataatgtagGAGATGACAGTAGTGAAAATGAAGATGAAGATACATGGTCAGATTGGAAAGATGAAGACATTGGTATATCATGTTTGTTTTGTAATCACAGTGATAAGCATTTTCATCTTATTCTTGCACACATGAAAACAGAAcatgattttgattttgaaattgcatcaaaagatttaacattttatcagaaa gTGAAAGtagttaattatatcaaaaggcaaatttatttacaaaaatgtgttttttgtgaaatgaaagtagataatattttagaacatatgaaaaaagaaaatcattttaaaatacctTCTCCAAAAACGTGGGATCAACCAGA gtTTTATTTTCCTATGCATGAGAATGAGTcctttttgtataatttagaCATAAGTAGTACTAGCgatgaagaaaatgattttgaaaatattacagaAGCAACATATGAAACAGTAATAAAAACtaagtaa
- the LOC107995898 gene encoding mesencephalic astrocyte-derived neurotrophic factor homolog has product MNSSVLLTLSIVIGLIYTVIALKNDECEVCINTVERFVNTLSEDVKIDTKKIEAAFKEFCKGTKSKENRFCYYLGGLEESATGILSELSKPISWSMPANKICEKLKKKDSQICDLRYEKQIDINTVDLKKLKVRDLRKILSDWDETCDGCIEKTDFIKRIEELKPKYSHSAKSEL; this is encoded by the exons atgaatagttCAGTGTTATTAACTCTTTCTATTGTTATTGGATTAATATATACTGTCATAGctttgaaaaatgatgaatgtgaag tatGTATAAATACTGTGGAAAGGTTTGTCAATACTTTAAGTGAAGATGTGAaaatagatacaaaaaaaatagaagcagcatttaaagaattttgtaaAGGTACTAAATCTAAGGAAAATAGATtt tgTTATTATTTAGGTGGATTAGAAGAATCTGCTACAGGTATTTTAAGTGAATTGAGTAAACCTATATCTTGGTCCATGCctgcaaataaaatatgtgaaaaattgaaaaaaaaagattctcaaATATGTGATTTGAGATAtg aaaaacaaattgatattaatactgttgatttgaaaaaacttAAAGTACGTGATTTAAGGAAGATTTTAAGTGACTGGGATGAAACATGTGATGGTTGCATAGAAAAAACGgattttataaaacgaattGAAGAACTAAAACCTAAATATTCTCATAGTGCAAAATCAGAACTctga
- the LOC107995893 gene encoding lethal(2)neighbour of Tid protein: MAPRKEFRFNLNSIKISKKNTKNWYENYLDWRKFIFLFTDPKKLFLIGRIFIILEIIVNILVIEKVPYTEIDWKAYMQEVEGFLNGTLDYSKLKGDTGPLVYPAGFVYIFSILYFITDHGTKIKIAQYFFAILYIVLLMLVFRIYAKTKKVPPYILIIMCCTSYRIHSIFVLRLFNDPFAMILLFASLNAFLDDQWYLGSIFYSMAVSIKMNILLFAPALFIAYICNLGMIKTIMHLFICALIQLILGFPFLFHNPFAYIKGAFNFGRIFEFKWTVNWRFLPEHVFIHPYFHISLLILHILTLMYCIPTWIKYMKSYAKLKYMEKNLKSQLKKKEKIDMSTVSQLFIFPIFAANFIGMTFSRSLHYQFYIWYYHTLPYIAWCTDYKTVIKLTILGIIELCWNIYPSTIFSSISLHICHLILLFGFMNKKCTNEKRK, encoded by the coding sequence ATGGCGCCACGTAAAGAATTTCGATTTAACCTCAactcaattaaaatatcaaagaaaaatactaaaaattggtacgaaaattatttagattggcgaaaattcattttcttattcacagatccaaaaaaattatttttgatcggaagaatatttattattttggaaattattgtGAATATATTAGTTATCGAAAAAGTACCATATACAGAAATCGACTGGAAAGCTTATATGCAAGAAGTTGAGGGCTTTTTGAATGGAACATTggattattcaaaattgaaaggTGATACAGGACCATTAGTCTATCCTGCAggatttgtttatatattttctatattatactttattacgGATCATggaacaaagataaaaatagcacaatatttctttgcaattctttatattgtgCTACTTATGTTGGTTTTCCGAATTTACGCGAAAACTAAAAAAGTTCCtccatatattttgataattatgtgTTGTACATCTTATAGAATTCattctatatttgttttaagacTTTTTAATGATCCATTTGCAATGATATTGTTATTTGCTAGTCTTAATGCATTTTTAGATGATCAATGGTATTTAGGTAGTATTTTTTACAGCATGGCTGTgtctataaaaatgaatattttgttatttgcaCCAGCACTTTTCATAgcttatatatgtaatttaggAATGATCAAAACAataatgcatttatttatatgtgccttaattcaattaattttaggttttccttttctctttcataatccatttgcatatataaaaggtgcttttaattttggaagaatttttgaGTTTAAATGGACTGTAAATTGGAGATTCTTACCAGAACATGTTTTTATTCAtccatattttcatatatcattgttaatcttacatatattaactttaatgTATTGTATACCAACatggataaaatatatgaaatcctATGCAAAATTAAAGTATATGGAGAAAAACCTAAAATCTcaactaaaaaagaaagaaaaaatagatatgtcTACAGTGAGTCAGTTGttcatttttccaatatttgctGCAAATTTTATTGGTATGACATTTAGTAGATCATtgcattatcaattttatatatggtaTTATCATACATTACCATATATTGCATGGTGTACAGATTACAAgactgtaataaaattaactattttgGGCATAATAGAATTATGTTGGAATATTTATCCGAGTACCATTTTTAGCAGTATTTCATTACATATATgtcatttgatattattatttggttttatgaataagaaatgtactaatgaaaaaagaaaataa